Genomic DNA from Vibrio vulnificus CMCP6:
TTGTTTTTACCCAGTTTAAGCGCAAAGAAGCCAAGGGCAATGTAAGCCATTACGCAAGTGAGCTTCTCAGTTAACCACGGCGCTGATGGGGTAAAAGGAATAAATCCGGTCATCACAATCAATGCGATTCCTGAGAGTAACAATAATGAATCGTTGATATGAGGAAAACGCTGTAAAAATGGGTGCTTCAACTTATTTGAATTCATCATCATCAATGCATAGCGAACGGAAAGCAGCAACGCGCTGATGACAATGGTGAGTAAATGAAAGTATTTCAGAGCTTCGTACATAGTGTTCTCTTTGATATCTGGATCTAGTGATCCGTGTTTTCTGGTAAAGCAACGAAGTAACCCAAAGTCACTCGATCATTGCCACCGTAATCCTTTTCGGTTGCTACCTCTTGATATCCCAACGTATCTAGGATTTCTCGAACAGCGATACCTTGGTCGTAGCCATGTTCAAACATCAGCCAGCCATGAGGCTCAAGATAGTCACGTGCCTGTTGCGCGATATAACGGATATCAGCCAGGCCAGACTCTTCGGCAACCAGAGCACTTTTCGGCTCAAATCGCACATCTCCTTGATTAAGATGGGGATCATTCTCATCAATATAAGGAGGATTGGAAACGATTAAAGCAAACTTTGTGCCTTGAGCCACAGGTTCAAACCAGCTGCCCTGTTTAAAGGTCACATTTTTGATATTCAATGCCAACGCATTCGACTCAGCAAGCAGCTTCGCTTCCTGCTGCAAATCCACGCCCATCACAGTGCGATGTGGCAGTTCAGACGCCAGTGCAATGGCAATCGCTCCCGTGCCTGTGCCTAAGTCGAGGATAGAGCCCGTTTGCGTCGCAGTTTTTTCTAGCGCCAACTCCACTAAACGCTCGGTATCGGGGCGAGGAATTAACGTCGATGGCGCGACTTTAAAAGGCAAAGACCAAAACTCTCGTTCACCGATGATGTAAGCCACCGGTTCGCCAGACAGTCGACGCGCCACTAAGGCTTCAAACTGCTGCTGCTCTTGTTCGGTGAGTATTTTATCTGGCCAGGTAAACAGATAGCTACGCGGCTTATCCAGTACATGGCAAAGCAATACCGCGGCGTCTAAAGACGGCGAATCATTGCCTAACTCAGAAAAGCGAGATGCCGCCTGTTTAACAGCGGCATCTAGTGTCATCAACTCAGACATGGGATCAGTTGTTTTCCGCCAAAGCAGCCAATTGGTCCGCTTGGTGTTCCTGAATCACAGGATCGATCAAAGACTGAAGATCGCCTTCCATCACTTCAGAAAGACGGTAAATCGTCAAGTTGATGCGGTGATCTGACACACGGCCTTGTGGGTAGTTGTAGGTACGAATACGGTCACTACGATCGCCCGAACCAAGCAGGTTACGACGCGTATCAGACACTTCAGCTGCACGCTTAGCCTCTTCAGCTTGAACAATACGAGCCGCTAGAACAGCCATCGCCTTGGCTTTGTTTTTGTGCTGTGAACGCTCATCCTGACACTCCACGACAGTACCGGTTGGTAAGTGAGTAATACGGATTGCCGAGTCGGTGGTGTTAACGTGCTGACCGCCCGCGCCAGAAGAGCGGAAGGTATCAATTTTTAGATCGCTTGCTTTGATCTCTGGAATTTCCGCTTCAGGAATTTCAGGCATGATTGCCACGGTACACGCCGAGGTGTGTACGCGACCTTGCGATTCGGTTGCAGGAACACGTTGAACACGGTGACCGCCCGATTCAAACTTCAAGAAACCGTAAGCGCCATCGCCATTCACTTTCGCGATCATCTCTTTGTAGCCGCCATGCTCTGCTTCATTCGCGGACATGACTTCAATACGCCAACCACGTTTTTCTGCAAACTTGCTGTACATACGGAACAGATCACCAGCAAAGATACCGGCTTCATCACCGCCTGCGCCCGCACGAATTTCGAGGAAACAGTTGCGATCGTCATTCGGATCTTTCGGTAGCAGAAGAATTTGCAACTCTGCAGCCAAATCTTCAATGGCCACTTTTGCCGCTTTGATTTCTTCTTGCGCCATTTCACGCATCTCTGCGTCGTCTTCTTTGGCCATCTCTTCCGCAGCAACTAAATCTTCTTGCGCTTGTTTATAGGCAGTAAAGCACTTAGTGACTTCTTCAAGTTGAGAATACTCTTTTGACAGTGCACGGAATTTGTCTTGGTCACCGATCACTCCCGGATCACCAAGAAGGTGCTGCACTTCTTCATAACGCTCAACCAGCATTTCTAGCTTGGTTAGAATCGAGGCTTTCATCATTTATATATCTTACTGATTGATAGAATTATTTGAGTTCATCCAGCCCTAAGCTTTGGCGAATGACGGTTAATTTTGCGGGCTCACCCTGCTCTGCGGCCAATTGTAGCGCACGTGTGGGTGCATGGATGAGTTTATTTGTCAGGCGATTACTCAGCTCACGCAGTACTTTTTCTGGGTCACTACCGCTTTCGAGTGATAACAGCGCTTTGCTGAGTAAATCCTCACGAATTTCATTGGCCGACTGACGATACTCACGAATACTGTCCACCGCTTGGAGCGAGCGAAGCCAACTCATAAACGCGGCACTTTCTTCCGCCACAATCGCTTCTGCTTGAATCGCTTCGACTTTGCGCTGCTCAATATTGCTGTCAATAATCGATTGCAGATCGTCAACAGTATACAAGTAAGCATCATTCAAATCGCCCACTTGCGCTTCCACATCACGCGGGACTGCAATATCCACCAACAACATAGGCTGATGACGACGTTGCTTGAGCGCCGTTTCCACCATGCCTTTCCCTATGATCGGCAGCGGGCTCGCCGTGGAGCTGATCACTATGTCCGCTTTGGCAAGGTGATTGGGAATCTCTTGCAAGCTGATCACCTGAGCATCAAATTGCTCTGCTAAGGTCAGTGCACGCTCACGAGTACGGTTTGCCACAATCATTTTACTACAACCATTCGCGTGAAGGTGCTTCGCCACCAACTCGATGGTTTCACCAGCACCGACCAATAGAACCGTCGATTTCTCTAACGATTCAAAAATGTGTTTGGCTAACGTACAAGCAGCATACGCGACCGAAACGGCGTTACCGCCAATGTCGGTTTCCGTGCGGACGCGCTTAGCAACGGAAAAGGTTTTCTGAAACAATTTTTCCAAAGACGCATCCACAGCCTGCTGCTCACGCGAGTCGGAATACGCCTGTTTCACCTGCCCTAATATTTGTGGTTCACCCAGCACCAAAGAATCCAAGCCGCAAGAAACGCGCATCAGATGGCGAATTGCTGCTTGTTCTTCGTACACATACAAACTCGGTTTGAGCTCTTCTAAACCGATTTGATGAAACTGGCTTAACCAATCAATCACCTTGCTGCGTGCACCCGATTTGACATCGCAATACACTTCGGTGCGGTTACAGGTAGAGAGAATCACGCTGCCATTGACTGCTTCATGCTGGCTGAGCTGCTGCAGTGCGTTAGCCAGTTTGTCTGGACCAAACGCCACTTTCTCTCGCAAGTCAACCGACGCGGTGTGGTGATTTATGCCAATAGCAAGCAAAGACATCGATAGTGCTTTCTCTGTACAGAATGGAAAATTAGGAGGCGAATTTTACTTTATGCACGACTTTATTAAAAGGGTGTAGCGGATTTGTTTTCCTTACTTCGTGAGTTCGATGCTATAGTTGAGCGCTCAAAGACTTAAATCAGACAGAAAGTATCCGCCATGTTTCGACGAACTTATTTTTGGTTAATGCTCTTGCCGCTGTTTATGGTTGGCTGTACTGGCCTTCCGGACCATCCCACCAGCGTTGAGTGGCAAAGTCATCAAGCCAAACTGTCACAAATTCAATCATTTCAAGCCGTTGGCAAACTGGGTTACATGTCGCCAGATCAACGACAAAACCTCAATTTCTACTGGAAACATTCACCTGCGCAAAGCAACCTGCGTTTTACGACATTTCTTGGCCAGACCGCATTAAATCTCACCATGACGCCGCAAGGTGCTCGCGTTGAAACCTACGACGATCAGATCTTAACCGCCGCGAATGCGACCGCTTTGGTCCAACAGTTAACCGGGTTGGTTATACCTGTCGAACAACTGAGTGATTGGATCATCGGTTTGCCTAATGGCGCTGACGACTTTCAACTCAATGAGCAAAATACACTCAGCTCATTAGAGAAAGATCTCAATTTTCAGCGTTGGCATATCGCCTACACGCAGTATCGTGATGTGGAATTTCATCAGCAAGTTGTACCGCTGCCAGCCAAGCTTAGCCTGACCCAGCAAGACATCAAATTAAATATCGTTGTGAGTAAGTGGACGCTAAAATAATGATCACCAGCCCAACTACTTGGCCCTCACCGGCCAAACTCAATCTTTTCTTGTACATCAATGGTCGTACTGACAATGGTTATCACGAACTGCAAACGTTATTTCAGTTTCTCGACCATGGCGATCAACTCACGATTACAGCCAATGACAGCGGTCATATCACACTGACGCCAGACATTGTCGATCTCCCCGTAGAACAAAATCTCATTTGGAAAGCGGCCAATGCACTCCAGAAAAAGACGGGATGTACCTTGGGCGCCAACATTCATCTGAACAAAATATTGCCGATGGGCGGCGGTATCGGTGGTGGTTCTTCCAATGCAGCAACGGCATTGGTTGCACTGAATTTTCTTTGGCAACTTGGTCTTTCTGATGATGAATTAGCCGACATTGGCTTAAAACTGGGCGCGGATGTGCCCGTTTTTGTGCGCGGCCATGCGGCATTTGCTGAAGGTGTTGGCGAAAAACTGACTCCAGCACAACCAGAAGAGAAGTGGTATTTGGTGGTGAGACCCGATGTGCACATCGCCACCGTCGATATTTTCACGCATCCACAATTGACGAGAAATACGCCAAAGCGTTCTCTGGAAACGCTTCTTGACAGCGAATACGGAAACGATTGCGAAAAAATTGTCCGAATGATCCACCCAAAGGTTGATAAGCAACTTTCATGGCTGCTACAATACGCGCCGTCAAGATTGACGGGGACCGGATCTTGCGTTTTCGCTGAATTTAACAGCAGATCTGAAGCGGAATCAATCCTTGCCCAACTCTCTGACAATGTCTCGGCATTTGTCGCTCAAGGGCGCAATATTTCGCCGCTAAAAGAGACGTTGGCTGATTATCTTTCAGCCCAAAACCGACCTATTTAAAAACTGGACGCAACCCTGAGGTTTCCACCGTGCCTGATATGAAGCTATTTGCTGGTAACGCAACACCTGAACTAGCCCAACGTATTGCTGATCGTCTCTACATCTCTCTTGGTGACGCCACTGTTTCTCGTTTCTCTGACGGTGAAGTAGCGGTACAAATCAACGAAAATGTACGTGGTAGTGACGTTTTCATTATTCAATCAACCTGTGCGCCGACCAACGACAACCTAATGGAGCTGGTCGTAATGATTGATGCAATGCGCCGCGCTTCAGCGGGCCGTATTACAGCAGTTATTCCTTACTTTGGTTACGCTCGTCAAGACCGCCGTGTGCGTTCGGCGCGTGTGCCAATCACTGCAAAAGTAGTCGCAGACTTCCTTTCAAACGTAGGTGTTGACCGCGTTCTGACGATTGACCTACACGCAGAGCAAATTCAAGGCTTCTTCGATGTGCCAGTAGACAACATCTTCGGTACGCCAGTACTGCTTGAAGATATGCACGCGCGTGGCCTAGAAGATCCTGTTGTCGTATCTCCAGACCTCGGTGGTGTTGTTCGTGCTCGTGCAACGGCAAAAGCGCTTGGTGATATCGATATTGCTATCGTCGATAAGCGTCGTCCACGTGCCAACGTTTCTGAAGTGATGAACCTTATCGGTGATGTTGAAGGTCGTGACTGTGTGATCGTTGATGACATGATCGACACTGGCGGCACGCTATGTAAAGCAGCAGAAGCGCTAAAAGAGCGTGGTGCAAAACGTGTATTTGCTTACGCAACTCACGCCGTGTTCTCAGGCAACGCAGCGAAAAACATCAAAAACTCTGTGCTTGACCAAGTGATCGTCACTGACTCAATCACACTGAGCAAAGAGATGGCCGCAACCGGTAAAGTGACTCAACTAACTCTATCTGGCATGTTGGCTGAAGCGATTCGTCGTATCAGCAACGAAGAGTCTATCTCTGCGATGTTTAACTAATCACCCTTTTCGATTAGTCCATTTTTAGAACACCCCTTGATTGGGGTGTTTTTATTTGCGATGGAGCTTAGCCTCGCCCATCGTTACTTTTCTGTGCTATCATACCGCGCTTTTGAAGATTCCAAAGAGATCCTAACCTTGAGTCAACAGATCAAACTTCTTGTCGGCCTTGCTAATCCTGGGCCTGAATATGCCAAAACTCGCCACAATGCGGGCGCTTGGGTAGTAGAAGAACTGGCACGCGTTCACAACATTACGCTAAAGAATGAAGCAAAGTTCTATGGCTTAACAGGACGTATTGTGATGAATGGTCAGGAACTGCGTTTACTGATTCCTACTACTTTTATGAACCTTTCTGGTAAAGCCATTGCTGCATTGGCAAAGTTTTATCAGATTCAACCAGAAGAGATCATGGTCGCGCATGACGAACTGGATCTTCCTCCTGGTATCGCAAAGTTCAAAAAAGGTGGTGGCCATGGTGGCCACAATGGTTTGCGAGATACCATTAGTAAACTGGGCAACAATAAAGAATTCTACCGTCTACGGATCGGCATTGGCCATCCTGGACACAAAGATAAAGTAGCGGGTTTTGTACTGGGTAAAGCACCTGCTAGTGAACAATCCTTACTCGACGCTACCGTCGACGAATCTGTTCGCTGCTTGGATATTTTGATCAAAGATGGTCTATCCAAAGCACAAAACCGCCTCCACACGTTCAAAGCTGAATAAGGTTACAATCATGGGTTTTAAATGTGGCATCGTTGGCTTGCCAAACGTTGGTAAATCAACTCTGTTTAACGCACTGACTAAAGCGGGTATTGAAGCCGCTAACTTCCCGTTCTGTACAATCGAACCAAACACTGGCGTGGTACCAGTGCCAGATTTGCGTTTAGACGAATTGGCAAAAATCGTAAACCCACAACGTATTCTGCCAACCACGATGGAATTCGTTGACATTGCAGGTCTAGTAGCTGGCGCATCTCGCGGCGAAGGTCTGGGTAACAAATTCCTAGCCAACATCCGTGAAACGGACGCAATTGGTCACGTAGTTCGTTGTTTTGAAAACGAAAATATTGTTCACGTTGCAGGCAAAGTCTCTCCAATCGAAGATATCGAAGTGATCAACCTTGAACTGGCCATGGCTGACCTTGATTCTTGCGAACGCGCCATTCAACGCCAAGCGAAGAAAGCGAAAGGCGGCGATAAAGACGCGAAATTCGAACTGACTGTTCTAGAAAAGCTGCTTCCTGTCCTCACCGAAGGTGGCTCTGCACGTACTGTAGAACTGTCTAAAGAAGAACTTGCCGCCGTTGGTTACCTAAACTTCCTAACACTGAAGCCAACCATGTACATCGCTAACGTGAATGAAGATGGCTTCGAAAACAACCCATACCTAGACGCGGTTCGCGAGTTTGCAGCGAAAGAGAACAACGTGGTTGTTCCTGTTTGTGCCGCGATCGAATCAGAAATGGCAGAGCTGGAAGATGACGAGCGTGCAGAATTCCTAGCGGATATGGGCATTGAAGAACCAGGCCTAAACCGCGTAATCCGTGCAGGTTACGAATTGCTGAGCCTACACACATACTTTACTGCGGGTGTGAAAGAAGTTCGTGCATGGACTATCCCTATCGGTGCGACCGCACCAAAAGCGGCAGGCAAGATCCACACCGATTTTGAGAAAGGCTTCATCCGTGCAGAAGTGATTGCCTACGATGATTTCATTCAATTTAAAGGTGAAAACGGAGCAAAAGACGCAGGTAAGTGGCGTCTAGAAGGCAAAGAGTACATCGTTAAAGATGGTGATGTGGTTCATTTCCGTTTCAACGTTTAATTGTTTGTTTAAACTTTAAACAACTCAATCGAATACAAAGCCAGCCAGATCGCTGGCTTTTTTATTGGCTGAGAAAAAAGTTCATATTAAGTTATTCAAACCAAGTCAATTTGTTAGCACTTTTCGATCACAAACGCGCCTCTTTGTTTAAAAAGAAAGCGAACGATTTGTTTATCCCGATTTATTTAAAAAAACTGTTGACGGTTGTGACGCAACTCCTCATAATGCGCCCCGTTCCCAACGAGACAGCGATGAAACGAAAGGAACGGAAAACATGGTTTTGGCTACGTAGCTCAGCTGGTTAGAGCACATCACTCATAATGATGGGGTCACAGGTTCGAATCCCGTCGTAGCCACCATCCCTAAGAACTTTTTTAAAGAGTTATTAGGAATAGTTGCGGAAGTGGCGAAATTGGTAGACGCACCAGATTTAGGTTCTGGCGCCGCGAGGTGTGAGAGTTCGAGTCTCTCCTTCCGCACCATGTTTTCAGCAGGTCTATCGCCAAGCGGTAAGGCAGCGGCTTTTGATGCCGCCATTCCCTGGTTCGAATCCAGGTAGACCTGCCAACTATTTAAGTGAAAACCTTTTATAAAGGGGTTGTCACTGAGAGAGAGAATAGTTATATTGTCTCGCTCCAAAAGATGGCTACGTAGCTCAGCTGGTTAGAGCACATCACTCATAATGATGGGGTCACAGGTTCGAATCCCGTCGTAGCCACCATTCCTAAACATTCTCTTCATTGAGAGTTTTTAGGAATAAAATGCGGAAGTGGCGAAATTGGTAGACGCACCAGATTTAGGTTCTGGCGCCGCAAGGTGTGAGAGTTCGAGTCTCTCCTTCCGCACCATTATTTAAGTTTCTAGTCGATGATTAGAAACGGATAGTGAAAGCTATCAACTGCAGGTCTATCGCCAAGCGGTAAGGCAGCGGCTTTTGATGCCGCCATTCCCTGGTTCGAATCCAGGTAGACCTGCCACTATTTAGCTATTGAGATGATTATCTTAATTAGCAGACAATTTATGCGGAAGTGGCGAAA
This window encodes:
- the lolB gene encoding lipoprotein insertase outer membrane protein LolB — translated: MFRRTYFWLMLLPLFMVGCTGLPDHPTSVEWQSHQAKLSQIQSFQAVGKLGYMSPDQRQNLNFYWKHSPAQSNLRFTTFLGQTALNLTMTPQGARVETYDDQILTAANATALVQQLTGLVIPVEQLSDWIIGLPNGADDFQLNEQNTLSSLEKDLNFQRWHIAYTQYRDVEFHQQVVPLPAKLSLTQQDIKLNIVVSKWTLK
- the prfA gene encoding peptide chain release factor 1; this encodes MKASILTKLEMLVERYEEVQHLLGDPGVIGDQDKFRALSKEYSQLEEVTKCFTAYKQAQEDLVAAEEMAKEDDAEMREMAQEEIKAAKVAIEDLAAELQILLLPKDPNDDRNCFLEIRAGAGGDEAGIFAGDLFRMYSKFAEKRGWRIEVMSANEAEHGGYKEMIAKVNGDGAYGFLKFESGGHRVQRVPATESQGRVHTSACTVAIMPEIPEAEIPEIKASDLKIDTFRSSGAGGQHVNTTDSAIRITHLPTGTVVECQDERSQHKNKAKAMAVLAARIVQAEEAKRAAEVSDTRRNLLGSGDRSDRIRTYNYPQGRVSDHRINLTIYRLSEVMEGDLQSLIDPVIQEHQADQLAALAENN
- the prmC gene encoding peptide chain release factor N(5)-glutamine methyltransferase — protein: MTLDAAVKQAASRFSELGNDSPSLDAAVLLCHVLDKPRSYLFTWPDKILTEQEQQQFEALVARRLSGEPVAYIIGEREFWSLPFKVAPSTLIPRPDTERLVELALEKTATQTGSILDLGTGTGAIAIALASELPHRTVMGVDLQQEAKLLAESNALALNIKNVTFKQGSWFEPVAQGTKFALIVSNPPYIDENDPHLNQGDVRFEPKSALVAEESGLADIRYIAQQARDYLEPHGWLMFEHGYDQGIAVREILDTLGYQEVATEKDYGGNDRVTLGYFVALPENTDH
- the hemA gene encoding glutamyl-tRNA reductase, producing the protein MSLLAIGINHHTASVDLREKVAFGPDKLANALQQLSQHEAVNGSVILSTCNRTEVYCDVKSGARSKVIDWLSQFHQIGLEELKPSLYVYEEQAAIRHLMRVSCGLDSLVLGEPQILGQVKQAYSDSREQQAVDASLEKLFQKTFSVAKRVRTETDIGGNAVSVAYAACTLAKHIFESLEKSTVLLVGAGETIELVAKHLHANGCSKMIVANRTRERALTLAEQFDAQVISLQEIPNHLAKADIVISSTASPLPIIGKGMVETALKQRRHQPMLLVDIAVPRDVEAQVGDLNDAYLYTVDDLQSIIDSNIEQRKVEAIQAEAIVAEESAAFMSWLRSLQAVDSIREYRQSANEIREDLLSKALLSLESGSDPEKVLRELSNRLTNKLIHAPTRALQLAAEQGEPAKLTVIRQSLGLDELK
- a CDS encoding SirB2 family protein — its product is MYEALKYFHLLTIVISALLLSVRYALMMMNSNKLKHPFLQRFPHINDSLLLLSGIALIVMTGFIPFTPSAPWLTEKLTCVMAYIALGFFALKLGKNKLLRTFSFFGALGWLAMAGKLAVSKTPMFFG
- a CDS encoding ribose-phosphate pyrophosphokinase, coding for MPDMKLFAGNATPELAQRIADRLYISLGDATVSRFSDGEVAVQINENVRGSDVFIIQSTCAPTNDNLMELVVMIDAMRRASAGRITAVIPYFGYARQDRRVRSARVPITAKVVADFLSNVGVDRVLTIDLHAEQIQGFFDVPVDNIFGTPVLLEDMHARGLEDPVVVSPDLGGVVRARATAKALGDIDIAIVDKRRPRANVSEVMNLIGDVEGRDCVIVDDMIDTGGTLCKAAEALKERGAKRVFAYATHAVFSGNAAKNIKNSVLDQVIVTDSITLSKEMAATGKVTQLTLSGMLAEAIRRISNEESISAMFN
- the pth gene encoding aminoacyl-tRNA hydrolase; amino-acid sequence: MSQQIKLLVGLANPGPEYAKTRHNAGAWVVEELARVHNITLKNEAKFYGLTGRIVMNGQELRLLIPTTFMNLSGKAIAALAKFYQIQPEEIMVAHDELDLPPGIAKFKKGGGHGGHNGLRDTISKLGNNKEFYRLRIGIGHPGHKDKVAGFVLGKAPASEQSLLDATVDESVRCLDILIKDGLSKAQNRLHTFKAE
- the ispE gene encoding 4-(cytidine 5'-diphospho)-2-C-methyl-D-erythritol kinase produces the protein MDAKIMITSPTTWPSPAKLNLFLYINGRTDNGYHELQTLFQFLDHGDQLTITANDSGHITLTPDIVDLPVEQNLIWKAANALQKKTGCTLGANIHLNKILPMGGGIGGGSSNAATALVALNFLWQLGLSDDELADIGLKLGADVPVFVRGHAAFAEGVGEKLTPAQPEEKWYLVVRPDVHIATVDIFTHPQLTRNTPKRSLETLLDSEYGNDCEKIVRMIHPKVDKQLSWLLQYAPSRLTGTGSCVFAEFNSRSEAESILAQLSDNVSAFVAQGRNISPLKETLADYLSAQNRPI
- the ychF gene encoding redox-regulated ATPase YchF, with protein sequence MGFKCGIVGLPNVGKSTLFNALTKAGIEAANFPFCTIEPNTGVVPVPDLRLDELAKIVNPQRILPTTMEFVDIAGLVAGASRGEGLGNKFLANIRETDAIGHVVRCFENENIVHVAGKVSPIEDIEVINLELAMADLDSCERAIQRQAKKAKGGDKDAKFELTVLEKLLPVLTEGGSARTVELSKEELAAVGYLNFLTLKPTMYIANVNEDGFENNPYLDAVREFAAKENNVVVPVCAAIESEMAELEDDERAEFLADMGIEEPGLNRVIRAGYELLSLHTYFTAGVKEVRAWTIPIGATAPKAAGKIHTDFEKGFIRAEVIAYDDFIQFKGENGAKDAGKWRLEGKEYIVKDGDVVHFRFNV